A genomic stretch from Hemitrygon akajei chromosome 10, sHemAka1.3, whole genome shotgun sequence includes:
- the LOC140734825 gene encoding muscarinic acetylcholine receptor M2-like, translating into MANSTQTNASLGNLTDIERGSAYKTVEVIFIVIVAGSLSLVTIIGNILVMLSIKVNRHLQTINNYFIFSLACADLIIGVFSMNLYTIYIVIGYWPMGPVVCDLWLALDYVVSNASVMNLLIISFDRYFCVTKPLSYPVKRTTKMAGMMIAAAWVLSFILWAPAILFWQFIVGGRTVEESECHVQFFSNPVVTFGTAIAAFYLPVITMTILYVHISRASKSRIKKDKKEPESNKGTISPNLVRGKIMKPNNNNISSAPDGLQSVKVQNGKAAGEVMTDHCGQGEEKEVSNDSTSLSVVPSIQKEEGTIDESTKVSTAQRHFSIGSSKLSCIKVVTKSQKSDYCATTVEIVPDNSTKNGKDRELAAAHKIIKMTKTPAKKKKGAVTREKKVTRTILAILLAFIITWTPYNVMVLINTFCSVCVPNTVWTIGYWLCYINSTINPACYALCNATFKKTFKHLLLCQYKNIGATR; encoded by the coding sequence ATGGCTAACTCAACACAGACAAACGCATCTCTCGGCAACCTAACAGACATTGAAAGAGGGAGCGCTTATAAAACAGTTGAAGTAATCTTCATTGTGATTGTAGCAGGATCTTTGAGTCTGGTGACCATTATCGGAAACATTCTGGTTATGCTTTCTATCAAAGTAAACAGACATTTACAAACAATTAACAACTATTTTATTTTCAGCTTAGCCTGCGCTGATTTGATTATTGGCGTGTTCTCTATGAACCTGTACACCATTTACATCGTCATTGGCTACTGGCCCATGGGCCCAGTGGTATGTGATTTATGGCTGGCTCTAGATTACGTTGTTAGTAATGCATCTGTCATGAACCTTCTTATCATCAGCTTTGACCGATACTTCTGTGTGACAAAGCCTCTCAGCTACCCTGTGAAGAGAACCACCAAGATGGCAGGGATGATGATTGCAGCAGCTTGGGTGCTGTCATTTATACTGTGGGCTCCTGCCATTCTCTTCTGGCAGTTCATTGTAGGTGGGCGGACAGTTGAAGAGAGTGAGTGCCATGTGCAGTTCTTCTCAAATCCGGTTGTCACTTTTGGCACTGCAATAGCAGCCTTCTATCTCCCGGTTATTACCATGACTATTTTGTACGTGCACATATCCCGTGCTAGCAAGAGTCGGATCAAGAAGGATAAGAAAGAGCCAGAGTCAAACAAGGGCACCATTTCTCCCAATCTAGTGCGAGGCAAAATAATGAAACCGAATAACAACAACATTTCAAGTGCACCTGACGGGTTGCAGAGTGTCAAAGTACAGAACGGCAAGGCGGCTGGTGAAGTAATGACGGATCATTGTGGCCAAGGAGAGGAAAAGGAGGTCTCCAATGACTCGACTTCCCTCAGTGTGGTCCCTTCCATCCAGAAGGAGGAAGGAACGATTGATGAGAGCACAAAGGTCTCCACTGCACAAAGGCATTTTAGCATCGGCAGCTCCAAGCTCTCCTGCATAAAGGTTGTCACTAAATCCCAAAAGAGTGACTACTGTGCTACCACAGTTGAAATAGTGCCAGACAACAGCACCAAGAATGGTAAAGACAGAGAGCTCGCCGCAGCCCACAAGATCATTAAAATGACAAAGACCCCTGCTAAGAAAAAGAAGGGAGCTGTAACCAGGGAGAAGAAGGTGACCAGGACCATCCTGGCTATCCTGCTGGCATTTATCATCACCTGGACGCCATACAATGTCATGGTGCTCATTAACACTTTCTGTTCAGTCTGCGTCCCTAACACAGTATGGACTATTGGATACTGGCTCTGTTACATCAACAGTACTATCAACCCAGCCTGCTATGCACTATGCAACGCTACCTTCAAGAAAACGTTCAAACATCTCCTCTTGTGTCAATATAAAAACATTGGTGCAACAAGATAA